The sequence below is a genomic window from Streptococcus oralis.
AGAATTATTGGAACTCTTAGCGACAGATTATGGGCGAGGGTATCTAAATGGAGTAATTGGGGGACTTTCAATGCTTTTGAAAATTTCAAAAGAAGCAGAGAAATATAGAAAGGAAAAATATGAGTAAAGAACTAAAGATAATCAAGGCTAAAATCAAAACTCGTTTGATTGAGCTAGATATGACTCAAGCCGAGTTGGCAAAACAAGTATTCGTCGCACCTTCGGTCATTTCAGAACTGCTGAAGTATGGCAAAGGAAGTGATTATGTGAAAGAAAAAGTCGTAGATATTTT
It includes:
- a CDS encoding transcriptional regulator, coding for MSKELKIIKAKIKTRLIELDMTQAELAKQVFVAPSVISELLKYGKGSDYVKEKVVDILGIENPWRNH